The following coding sequences lie in one Eleginops maclovinus isolate JMC-PN-2008 ecotype Puerto Natales chromosome 21, JC_Emac_rtc_rv5, whole genome shotgun sequence genomic window:
- the ccr9b gene encoding C-C chemokine receptor type 9: MDELFTTYATPTTEYAETESSDFPDDYGSDPTENPGFCDRSLVREFQGQYEPPLFWIIFILGAVGNLMVVWIYTTVRNRLKTMTDVYLLNLAVADLLFLCMLPFWAVDAVKGWDFGVPLCKMVSAVYKINFFSSILLLTCISVDRYIAIVQVTKAHNLKKKKRLFYSKLACLVVWLVSILLTLPEFIFSQVKTDQSGQSFCVLRYSVDENNQTKILVLSLQICMGFFLPLLVMFLCYSVIIRTLLQAKSFEKHKALRVIFVVVFVFVFSQLPHNGMLIMEATQATNTTITDCDILIRFNIAGEIAKSLAFFHACLNPFLYVFIGVRFRQDLLRMVRMCAGGLSKGGLSKIQAVPKRPSIMSDTETTPALSI, translated from the exons ATGGATGAGCTATTTACAACGTATGCAACCCCAACAACTGAATATGCTGAAACT GAGTCTTCTGACTTCCCGGATGACTATGGTTCAGACCCAACGGAAAACCCAGGCTTTTGTGACAGAAGCTTGGTAAGGGAGTTTCAAGGGCAGTACGAGCCACCTCTCTTCTGGATAATCTTCATTCTTGGTGCTGTGGGTAATCTGATGGTCGTTTGGATCTACACCACTGTGCGCAACCGCCTGAAAACAATGACCGATGTTTACCTGCTGAACCTGGCTGTCGCTGACCTCCTCTTCCTGTGCATGCTGCCCTTCTGGGCTGTCGATGCCGTTAAGGGCTGGGACTTTGGTGTTCCCCTCTGCAAAATGGTGTCAGCTGTCTACAAAATCAACTTCTTCAGCAGCATACTCCTGCTCACCTGCATTAGTGTGGATCGCTACATTGCTATTGTGCAAGTCACCAAGGCCCAcaacctgaaaaaaaagaagaggctGTTCTACAGTAAACTTGCCTGCCTGGTTGTCTGGTTGGTTTCCATCCTCCTAACCCTCCCTGAGTTTATCTTTTCCCAGGTGAAGACGGACCAAAGCGGGCAGTCCTTCTGTGTTCTGCGTTACTCGGTAGATGAAAACAACCAAACTAAGATCCTGGTTCTGTCCCTGCAGATCTGCATGGGCTTCTTCCTTCCACTCCTAGTTATGTTCTTGTGTTACTCTGTCATCATTCGCACACTCCTGCAGGCCAAGAGCTTTGAGAAGCACAAGGCCCTACGTGTCAtctttgttgtggtgtttgtgtttgttttctctcagcTACCTCACAATGGTATGCTTATAATGGAGGCCACGCAGGCAACTAATACTACAATCACTGATTGCGACATTTTAATCCGTTTTAATATAGCTGGAGAGATTGCCAAGAGCCTGGCGTTTTTTCACGCCTGCTTGAACCCATTCCTGTACGTCTTCATTGGAGTCCGCTTCAGACAGGACCTCCTGAGGATGGTAAGGATGTGTGCTGGCGGCCTGAGCAAAGGAGGGCTCAGTAAGATACAGGCAGTACCTAAACGCCCCTCGATCATGTCTGACACTGAAACTACCCCGGCCCTTTCCATATAA